The following are from one region of the Salmo trutta chromosome 22, fSalTru1.1, whole genome shotgun sequence genome:
- the LOC115158996 gene encoding testis-specific serine/threonine-protein kinase 6-like — MYTEKVLREMGYKLGATIGEGSYSKVKLASSQKHNSEVAIKIVDRKKAPHDFVHKFLPRELTLLRGVRHNNIVHVHEFIEVCNGRLYIVMEAAATDLLQKIQEVNSIPIAQAKTMFSQIVSAVNYLNQNNIVHRDMKCENVLLTRDNQVKITDFGFGRFAMGYPELSSTYCGSAAYAPPEVLLGVPYDPKKYDVWSLGVILYVMVTGCMPYDDSNVSKLPRAQRKALVYPDDVTVEEPCQQLIAYLMQFSPSNRPTIQQVAEQSWLQ; from the coding sequence ATGTACACAGAGAAAGTTCTGCGCGAGATGGGCTACAAGTTGGGCGCAACAATCGGCGAGGGAAGCTACTCCAAAGTGAAATTAGCCAGCTCCCAGAAACACAATTCTGAGGTGGCCATAAAAATTGTGGACCGCAAAAAGGCTCCCCACGACTTCGTCCACAAGTTTCTACCCAGGGAGCTGACACTTTTGAGGGGAGTGAGACATAACAATATTGTACATGTGCACGAATTCATTGAGGTTTGCAACGGCCGACTATACATAGTGATGGAGGCGGCAGCGACGGATCTTCTCCAAAAAATCCAAGAGGTCAATTCCATCCCCATAGCCCAAGCCAAGACCATGTTTTCCCAGATTGTCAGCGCTGTGAACTATCTCAATCAAAACAACATCGTCCATCGAGACATGAAATGTGAGAATGTGCTGCTGACTAGGGACAACCAGGTGAAGATCACAGACTTTGGTTTTGGGAGGTTTGCTATGGGCTACCCTGAGCTGAGCAGCACCTACTGTGGTTCAGCGGCCTACGCCCCACCGGAGGTACTCCTCGGAGTTCCATACGACCCTAAGAAATATGATGTGTGGAGCTTGGGTGTGATTCTCTATGTTATGGTCACTGGGTGTATGCCCTATGACGATTCCAATGTCAGCAAACTCCCGCGGGCTCAGCGCAAGGCCTTGGTCTACCCGGACGACGTCACGGTGGAAGAGCCATGCCAGCAGTTAATTGCCTATCTGATGCAGTTCAGCCCTTCTAACCGCCCGACAATCCAACAGGTGGCAGAGCAGTCTTGGTTGCAATAG